The nucleotide sequence CCGGACGATGGTGCGGCTGACCGCCTGGTCACCGATACGCGGAATCAGTGTGCCCAGCGGGGTGTTGTCGCGGGCGTACACGCGGGTTTCGGCCCCCAGCGAGCGCGTCAGGTTGTCGAGTTCGCGGTAGTCCGGCAGCTCCCGGCCCCACTGGGTCGCGTAGGTGGCCGCCACCCCGGCACCGGCGATCAGCGCGGCGATCACCAGAGACGACAGAAATTTGAGAAAACGCAGGAAGAAAATCAACGCCGGGCCTCCTGGGGCGAGCACACGAAGCGCACAAAGGGCGCGGGGAGCAGACAGTCGAACGAACCGTCACAGACAGGCTCAAGCATACGGGCAGACTCGGGAAGCGAGGGGCGCTCCGTTGGTCCCGTGCCGGAGGAAGAAACGCGAAATACCGGACTCCAGCGGGGGGGCAGACTACAGCGGGGTGAGGGTGCCGCCGCGCCTCGATGAGCTGGTTGACCCGGCTGCGCAGCACCTTGCCCGACACCGGCTTGACCACGATGTCGTCGGCGCCGACCAGCTTGGCCTGGTCGCGGGTCTGGTCGTCGTCCACCGGCGAAAGCAGCAGCACCGCGCAGATGCGCAGCCGCTTGATGCGCTTGACCCGCGAGCAGATTTCGAAGCCGTCCATGTAGGGCATCTTCACGTCGAGCAGCAGCGCGTCGGGGGTGTGGCTTTGCAGGTAGGCCAGAGCGGCGCGGCCGTCCTGCACCGCTACGATTTCGTGCCCGTCCGCCGAGAGAATGACTTCCAGCATGGTCCGGATGGCCGGCTCGTCATCGGCGACGAGAATGGTATACGCCATAACCGCCATGATACCTGCCGCGCCGAGGCCGGGGCAACGCAGGCGCATAGGCCACAAGAAGTATCAGCCGTCGCGCCGCCGTGCCAGCGCGCCGCGCAGCCAGTGCAGGGCGCCCTGCGGCGGCGGCGCCAGCGTCAGCCCCACCTCCGCCGCGATCAGCTCGGCCACCTGCTGCGTGCTGAGTTGCGCGGTGTCGATGTGGGTCCGGAACTGTTCGCCGCGCAGCTCGCGCAGGCGGTCCTCGACCATGCCCACATGCACCTGGGTCTGACCGTCGCGCCGCAGCCGTTCGAGCACCACGCCCAGCGGCGCGGTCAGGGTGAAGTGGTGCACGCTCAGGCCCCGGTCCTTCAGACCGCTCATCAGTCGGCGGTGCCGCGCCGTGTCGCTGATGGACACGGGCACGATGAGCGGCCCGTCCGCCTCCCGGCTCGCGTACTGCAAGGCGTCGAGCATCAGCGGAATCCACATGGGATGCTCCTGCGGGTCGCCGCTGAACCGGGGGGTCAACTTTCGCAGCGCCTGCCCCATCTCCCCGGGTTCAAAGACGAAGCTGCCCGGCAAACGCTCGTGCAGGGCGTGGGCCGCTTGGGTCTTTCCCACGCTGAAGGGGCCGTTGATCCAGACAATAGGAGGGCGCATTCGAATCACCCTAATGCAAGCCCTCTGACCAAATTGGCACGGCGTCACCCCTGGAAAGACCTCATGTTTCCGTTTGCCTCCCGAGGAAAGACTCTAGCTTGCATTCGGAAGCCTATTCTCCCCAGGGGAATGCATTAGGATACCCGGCATGATTGTGGTGAAGGTGGGCGGCAGCAGTGGCATCGATTACGACGCGGTGTGTGTGGACCTCGCGGGGCGCTGGAAGGCGGGCGAACGACTGATTCTGGTGCATGGCGGCAGCGGCGAAACCAACCGGGTGGCCGAGGCGCTGGGGCATCCGCCGAAGTTCGTGACGAGTCCGAGCGGGTACACCTCGCGCTTTACCGACCGCCAGACGCTCGAAATCTTCGAGATGGTGTACTGCGGCAAGATGAACAAGGGGCTGGTCGAG is from Deinococcus wulumuqiensis R12 and encodes:
- the tmrD gene encoding putative tunicamycin resistance ATP-binding protein TmrD, yielding MIRMRPPIVWINGPFSVGKTQAAHALHERLPGSFVFEPGEMGQALRKLTPRFSGDPQEHPMWIPLMLDALQYASREADGPLIVPVSISDTARHRRLMSGLKDRGLSVHHFTLTAPLGVVLERLRRDGQTQVHVGMVEDRLRELRGEQFRTHIDTAQLSTQQVAELIAAEVGLTLAPPPQGALHWLRGALARRRDG